A genomic region of Janthinobacterium lividum contains the following coding sequences:
- a CDS encoding LPS-assembly protein LptD, which yields MWRFGDYYTGDVLKLNMETGKGFLLNPTYRFEVGGGQGKAERVDFINPDEATVIDGTYSTCEGPNPDWYLKSSTLNLDTGRDVGTGSKTIIYFKDVPILGTPGISFSLSGARRSGWLAPTPGFASKNGFELLMPYYVNIAPNRDLTLFPRYIQRRGIQLGAAGRYMGETDAGLYQGETSFEFLPNDKQTKTNRYMIKSKHEQALAKGWSYSWDLREASDNNYPNDFSKTVATATERQLLRELRTDYRTEDWSLTARVQNYQVLQDPDAVNNPGLTVTRPYDRLPAVNFHAGKYDVWGGFDWTFDAEATRFAHPTLVQGSRLVAVPQVSFPIVRPGYFVTPKLMLNASAYQLDNDARTKAKFADTSFTRAVPTFSVDSGLVFERDTNLFGAKGGTQTLEPRLFYVYTPYRDQSKFPTFDTAAGTFNLTQIFTENRFVGSDRIGDANQVTAALVSRFLQSDGTERMRLTFGQRFYFADQRVQLDSSTPVNQSRSDILLAATGRVSETWTADSLVQYNPSDRQLVSYNYALQYQPGAKKVLNFGNRFQRGDAGWRNVEVSTQWPLTDRLYGVGRISYSVKDRSMLESLVGLEYKGDCWVFRMGAQRFVTTNKTVSTPIFFQLELTGLSNGLGLGANGLETFTKTIPGYQTLSQPLR from the coding sequence ATGTGGCGTTTCGGCGATTACTACACGGGCGACGTCTTGAAGCTGAACATGGAGACCGGCAAGGGTTTCCTGCTCAACCCGACGTACCGCTTCGAAGTGGGAGGCGGCCAGGGCAAGGCCGAGCGCGTCGACTTCATCAATCCCGACGAAGCCACTGTTATCGACGGTACTTACAGTACCTGCGAAGGGCCGAATCCGGACTGGTACCTGAAATCGAGCACCTTGAACCTCGATACGGGCCGCGACGTGGGCACCGGCAGCAAGACCATCATCTATTTCAAGGACGTGCCGATCCTGGGCACGCCTGGCATTTCGTTTTCGCTGTCGGGTGCGCGCCGCTCGGGCTGGCTGGCGCCCACGCCGGGCTTTGCCTCGAAGAACGGTTTCGAGCTGCTGATGCCGTATTACGTGAACATCGCGCCGAACCGCGACCTGACCCTGTTCCCGCGCTACATACAGCGGCGCGGCATCCAGCTCGGTGCGGCAGGCCGCTACATGGGCGAGACGGATGCAGGCCTGTACCAGGGCGAAACGTCGTTTGAGTTCTTGCCTAACGACAAGCAGACCAAGACCAACCGCTACATGATCAAGTCCAAGCATGAGCAGGCGCTGGCCAAGGGCTGGAGTTACAGCTGGGATCTGCGCGAGGCATCCGACAATAATTACCCGAATGATTTTTCGAAAACCGTCGCCACCGCCACCGAGCGCCAGTTGCTGCGCGAATTGCGCACCGATTACCGCACCGAGGACTGGAGCCTGACGGCGCGCGTGCAGAATTACCAGGTGCTGCAGGATCCCGATGCGGTCAACAATCCCGGCCTGACCGTTACGCGCCCGTATGACCGCTTGCCGGCGGTGAACTTCCACGCTGGCAAATACGACGTCTGGGGCGGCTTCGACTGGACCTTCGACGCGGAAGCGACGCGCTTCGCCCACCCGACCCTGGTGCAGGGGTCGCGTCTCGTGGCCGTGCCGCAGGTGAGTTTCCCCATCGTGCGCCCTGGCTACTTCGTCACGCCCAAGCTGATGCTCAATGCCAGCGCGTATCAGCTCGATAACGACGCCAGGACCAAGGCGAAGTTTGCGGATACGTCGTTTACGCGCGCCGTGCCAACCTTCTCGGTCGACAGCGGCCTGGTGTTTGAACGCGACACGAATCTGTTTGGCGCCAAGGGCGGCACGCAAACCCTGGAACCGCGCCTGTTCTACGTCTACACGCCGTACCGCGACCAGTCGAAGTTTCCGACGTTCGATACGGCCGCTGGCACGTTCAACCTGACGCAGATCTTCACGGAAAACCGTTTTGTCGGCAGCGACCGCATCGGCGATGCCAACCAGGTCACGGCCGCCCTGGTATCGCGTTTCCTGCAGTCCGATGGAACGGAACGCATGCGCCTGACTTTCGGCCAGCGTTTCTATTTTGCCGACCAGCGCGTGCAACTCGATTCGAGCACACCCGTCAACCAGTCGCGTTCGGATATCCTGCTGGCAGCAACGGGCCGCGTGTCCGAGACTTGGACCGCCGACAGCCTGGTGCAGTACAATCCCAGCGACCGCCAGCTGGTCAGCTACAACTACGCCTTGCAATATCAGCCCGGTGCCAAGAAGGTATTGAATTTTGGCAATCGTTTCCAGCGTGGAGATGCTGGTTGGCGCAATGTTGAAGTGTCGACCCAATGGCCGTTGACGGACCGCCTGTATGGCGTGGGCCGCATCAGTTACTCCGTGAAGGATCGCAGCATGCTGGAAAGCCTGGTCGGCCTGGAATACAAGGGCGACTGCTGGGTGTTCCGCATGGGTGCGCAGCGTTTCGTGACGACGAACAAGACTGTCTCGACGCCGATCTTCTTCCAGCTGGAATTGACGGGCTTGTCGAATGGCCTGGGTCTGGGCGCGAATGGCCTGGAAACTTTTACAAAAACCATCCCCGGTTACCAGACACTGAGCCAGCCACTCCGTTAA
- the ltrA gene encoding group II intron reverse transcriptase/maturase: MKVTASSLAGSASSHVPTEWVAINWRLVQRNVRAMQHRLTKATQEGDWRRAKALQRWLTHSFSAKALAVKRVTENQGKRTAGVDQQLWDSATQKFAAIAQLKKQGYRPLPLRRVFIPKSNGKMRPLGIPTMRDRAMQALHLLALDPVLETLSDPNSYGFRKNRSTADAMSQIFLQTCRKVSATWVLDADIEGFFDNINHQWLVDNVFMDKLILSKWLKSGVVDRKQLMATTAGTPQGGIISPALANWTLNGLETELIAHLGEKFGKSKAGKLKVGVVRYADDFVVTSGSKELLETEIKPWIEAFLAVRGLRLSSAKTKIVHIDEGFDFLGWNFRKYSGTLLIKPSKKNMKAFYEKLRKTISENIGAKQENLIRLLNPMLRGWAQYHSPVVAKEAFSTMESLLYWRLRRWAMRRHPKKTDSWIRDRYWRPTESGNRMFAADVVTKNGNKAMKELYSLPGTAILRHTKIKGGYHPYDPQWELYGETLRQERMLKNMSYRREWAKLYLDQRGLCALCGYEMNMETGWHDHHIEHRVAAGSDALGNRVLLHPNCHINVHANDLHVAKPVPA; this comes from the coding sequence ATGAAAGTAACCGCCAGCAGTCTTGCAGGTTCTGCGTCCTCGCACGTGCCAACTGAATGGGTCGCCATCAACTGGCGGCTCGTACAACGCAACGTGAGAGCCATGCAGCATCGATTAACGAAGGCTACGCAGGAAGGCGACTGGCGCAGGGCGAAAGCGCTGCAAAGGTGGCTAACCCACTCGTTCAGCGCGAAAGCGCTGGCAGTCAAACGAGTGACAGAGAATCAAGGCAAACGAACCGCAGGCGTGGACCAGCAGTTGTGGGACTCAGCAACGCAGAAGTTCGCTGCCATTGCGCAGTTGAAGAAACAAGGCTATCGGCCCCTGCCATTACGGAGGGTCTTTATTCCCAAGTCAAATGGAAAGATGCGCCCACTGGGCATCCCTACCATGCGGGACCGGGCGATGCAGGCACTTCACCTGTTGGCCTTGGATCCGGTCTTGGAAACGCTGAGTGATCCCAACTCATACGGGTTTCGCAAAAATCGCTCAACGGCCGATGCGATGTCGCAAATTTTTCTCCAGACCTGCCGGAAAGTATCGGCAACCTGGGTGTTAGATGCGGATATCGAAGGTTTTTTCGACAATATCAACCATCAATGGCTGGTCGACAATGTCTTCATGGATAAGTTGATCCTGTCTAAATGGCTGAAATCCGGGGTAGTTGACCGGAAGCAATTAATGGCAACCACAGCTGGAACGCCACAGGGCGGCATCATCAGCCCTGCCCTTGCGAATTGGACGTTGAACGGGCTGGAGACTGAACTGATTGCGCACCTCGGTGAGAAATTCGGCAAGTCAAAGGCAGGCAAGCTCAAAGTCGGTGTCGTGCGATATGCGGACGATTTTGTCGTTACCAGTGGATCGAAGGAATTGCTGGAGACGGAAATCAAACCTTGGATCGAAGCATTTCTTGCAGTCAGAGGATTGCGACTGTCCAGTGCCAAAACCAAGATCGTGCACATCGATGAGGGCTTCGACTTCCTGGGGTGGAACTTCCGAAAATATTCCGGGACACTGCTCATCAAGCCAAGTAAGAAGAACATGAAAGCGTTCTATGAAAAGCTGAGGAAGACGATCAGCGAAAACATCGGGGCGAAGCAGGAGAATCTCATTCGATTGCTGAACCCCATGCTGCGGGGCTGGGCGCAATATCACAGCCCTGTAGTCGCCAAAGAGGCGTTTTCGACGATGGAGTCGCTGCTGTACTGGCGGCTTCGTCGCTGGGCCATGCGCAGGCATCCGAAGAAAACCGACAGTTGGATACGCGACCGATACTGGCGCCCAACCGAGAGTGGAAATCGGATGTTTGCAGCGGACGTTGTCACAAAGAATGGCAATAAGGCCATGAAGGAACTGTACTCGTTACCAGGTACAGCGATTCTGCGTCACACGAAGATCAAGGGCGGCTATCACCCCTACGATCCGCAATGGGAACTGTACGGCGAAACCCTTCGGCAGGAACGCATGTTGAAAAACATGTCTTACCGGCGCGAGTGGGCCAAGCTCTACCTCGACCAACGTGGCTTGTGCGCTTTGTGTGGATACGAGATGAACATGGAAACCGGATGGCATGATCACCACATAGAACACCGTGTGGCAGCTGGTTCCGACGCCCTTGGAAATCGCGTATTATTGCACCCAAATTGCCATATAAATGTGCACGCAAACGATTTACACGTTGCGAAGCCGGTCCCTGCATAG
- a CDS encoding aminoglycoside phosphotransferase family protein, with amino-acid sequence MSFSPNSSTAPASADARLTLLKAWLTSLNLVAPESARPASSDASFRRYYRLDVLPGNATLPGSTLIAMDAPPERENVPAFVKVAGLLKGAGVSVPEIIAQDLENGFLLLSDLGTTTYLDALNHDNASVLYAEALESLMKIQLASQPDVLPEFDRAFILREMNLFPEWFIGKHLGATLTDVQQTQLDKVFEAITANILSQQQVFMHRDYHSRNLMHINDGSIPNPGILDFQDAVFGPVTYDIASLLRDAYIQWDEELVLDWVIRYWQRAKQLGLPVNPDIDAFYRDFEFTALQRHLKILGLFARLNYRDGKDLYMGDLPTVLDYVRKTANRYTELKPLVRLLDALENKTPQVGYTF; translated from the coding sequence ATGTCATTCTCCCCCAATTCCTCCACCGCGCCGGCCTCCGCCGACGCTCGCCTGACCCTGTTGAAAGCCTGGTTGACCTCGCTTAACCTCGTCGCGCCCGAATCCGCCCGTCCCGCTTCCAGCGATGCCAGCTTCCGCCGCTACTACCGTCTCGATGTGCTGCCAGGCAATGCAACATTGCCAGGAAGCACACTGATTGCCATGGATGCGCCGCCCGAGCGTGAAAACGTGCCGGCCTTTGTCAAGGTGGCTGGCTTGCTGAAAGGCGCCGGCGTGTCCGTTCCCGAGATCATCGCGCAAGACCTGGAGAATGGCTTCCTGCTGCTCTCCGACCTGGGCACGACCACCTATCTCGACGCCCTGAACCACGATAACGCCAGCGTGCTGTACGCCGAAGCGCTCGAGTCGCTGATGAAAATCCAGCTGGCCAGCCAGCCCGATGTCTTGCCGGAATTCGACCGCGCCTTCATCCTGCGCGAAATGAATCTGTTCCCGGAATGGTTTATCGGCAAACACCTGGGCGCCACCTTGACGGATGTGCAACAGACCCAGCTGGACAAGGTTTTCGAAGCGATTACGGCGAATATCTTGTCGCAGCAGCAAGTGTTCATGCACCGCGACTACCATTCGCGCAATTTGATGCACATCAACGATGGTTCCATCCCCAATCCCGGCATCCTCGACTTCCAGGATGCCGTCTTCGGCCCTGTCACCTACGACATCGCCTCGCTGCTGCGCGACGCGTATATCCAGTGGGATGAAGAACTGGTGCTCGACTGGGTGATCCGCTACTGGCAGCGCGCCAAGCAGCTGGGCTTGCCAGTCAATCCCGATATCGACGCCTTCTACCGCGATTTCGAATTCACGGCCCTGCAGCGCCACCTGAAAATCCTCGGCCTGTTCGCGCGCCTGAATTACCGCGACGGCAAGGATCTGTACATGGGCGACCTGCCAACCGTGCTCGACTACGTGCGCAAGACGGCCAACCGCTATACGGAACTCAAGCCGCTGGTGCGTTTGTTGGACGCCCTCGAAAACAAGACGCCGCAGGTCGGCTATACGTTTTAG
- the murU gene encoding N-acetylmuramate alpha-1-phosphate uridylyltransferase MurU codes for MKAMIFAAGRGERMRPLTDTCPKPLLKVRGRPLIVWHVLNLVRAGITDIVINHSHLGHLIEETLGDGSAYGARIAYSPETTPLETAGGIAQARDLLGEEPFLAISGDIYCPYFDFKQVLDVLADKDVLGTPYPADQRDIAWTYLVPNPDFHPQGDFGLTLFAINNTDDTKWTFANIGVYRPEMFDGIAPGSHAKLGDLLRRYADQGRVGGEVYPGEWTNVGTPAQLDVLNGVAAKAPAA; via the coding sequence ATGAAAGCCATGATCTTTGCCGCAGGCCGCGGTGAACGGATGCGTCCGCTTACCGATACCTGTCCCAAACCGCTGCTGAAAGTACGCGGCCGTCCGCTGATCGTCTGGCATGTGCTGAACCTGGTGCGCGCCGGCATCACGGACATCGTCATCAACCATTCTCACCTGGGCCACCTGATCGAGGAAACCCTGGGCGACGGCAGCGCGTATGGCGCGCGCATCGCGTACTCGCCCGAGACCACGCCGCTGGAAACGGCGGGCGGCATCGCCCAGGCGCGCGACTTGCTGGGCGAGGAGCCATTTCTCGCCATTTCAGGCGACATCTATTGCCCCTACTTTGATTTCAAGCAAGTACTCGACGTGCTGGCCGACAAGGATGTGCTGGGCACGCCGTATCCGGCCGACCAGCGCGACATCGCCTGGACTTACCTGGTGCCCAATCCCGACTTCCACCCACAGGGCGACTTCGGCTTGACCTTGTTCGCGATCAACAATACGGACGACACCAAGTGGACCTTCGCCAATATCGGCGTGTACCGCCCTGAGATGTTCGACGGCATCGCGCCCGGCAGCCACGCCAAACTGGGCGATTTGCTGCGCCGGTACGCGGACCAGGGCCGCGTGGGCGGCGAAGTCTATCCGGGCGAGTGGACGAATGTGGGCACGCCGGCGCAGCTCGATGTGCTCAATGGCGTGGCAGCGAAGGCGCCGGCGGCATGA
- a CDS encoding aminopeptidase P N-terminal domain-containing protein, translating into MANYAARRAALLAQMLPGSVAILATAPEVPRNSDCDYPYRHDSYFYYLSGFTEPDSAVALVAASATAPARAILFCRAKNTEREIWDGFRHGPEAARASFGFDSAFPIEELDVEMTRLLADVPAIYYALGGSLDAQVKVWRHNVRQKARSGVTAPAIAHDINGMLDAMRLLKDPEEQGLMRRAAAISSAAHVRAMRATRPGMNEYALEAELLYEFRRSGAQFPAYSSIVAGGGNACILHYSANNAVLQDGQLVLIDAGCELDGYASDITRTWPVNGRFSGPQRALYELVLAAQQASLDMVRPGLPHSAIHEAAVQVLAQGMLDLGLLDRQKNGSAQDVIADKAYMPFYMHGTSHWLGMDVHDVGAYRDTGAPGKPWRPLEAGMVLTVEPGIYVRPGAGVPEQFWHTGIRIEDDVLVTPQGHEVFSTAPKSVAEIEQLMSQD; encoded by the coding sequence ATGGCCAACTACGCGGCACGGCGCGCGGCGTTGCTGGCGCAGATGCTGCCGGGCAGCGTGGCCATCCTCGCCACGGCGCCCGAAGTGCCGCGCAACAGCGATTGCGACTATCCGTATCGCCACGACAGCTATTTCTATTACCTGAGCGGCTTTACGGAACCCGATAGCGCCGTGGCCCTGGTGGCCGCCAGCGCCACGGCGCCGGCGCGCGCCATCCTGTTTTGCCGCGCAAAAAACACCGAACGCGAAATCTGGGACGGTTTCCGCCACGGCCCCGAGGCGGCGCGCGCCAGCTTCGGTTTTGACAGCGCCTTCCCCATCGAGGAACTCGACGTGGAAATGACGCGCCTGCTGGCCGACGTCCCCGCCATTTACTACGCGCTGGGCGGCAGCCTCGATGCGCAAGTCAAGGTCTGGCGGCACAACGTGCGGCAAAAGGCCCGCAGCGGCGTCACGGCGCCCGCCATCGCGCATGACATCAATGGCATGCTCGACGCCATGCGCTTGCTGAAAGACCCGGAAGAACAAGGCCTGATGCGCCGCGCGGCCGCCATTTCCAGCGCCGCCCACGTGCGCGCCATGCGCGCCACGCGGCCCGGCATGAACGAATACGCGCTGGAAGCGGAGCTGCTGTACGAATTCCGCCGCAGCGGCGCGCAGTTCCCCGCGTATTCCTCCATCGTGGCGGGCGGCGGCAACGCCTGCATCCTGCATTACAGCGCCAACAACGCCGTGCTGCAGGACGGCCAGTTGGTACTGATCGACGCCGGCTGCGAACTCGATGGCTATGCCTCCGACATCACGCGCACCTGGCCCGTCAACGGCCGTTTCAGCGGCCCGCAGCGGGCGCTGTATGAACTGGTGCTGGCGGCGCAACAGGCGTCGCTGGACATGGTGCGCCCCGGCTTGCCGCACAGCGCCATCCACGAGGCGGCCGTGCAGGTGCTGGCGCAGGGCATGCTGGACCTGGGTTTGCTGGACCGGCAGAAAAACGGCAGCGCGCAGGACGTCATCGCCGACAAGGCGTATATGCCCTTCTACATGCACGGCACCAGCCACTGGCTGGGCATGGACGTGCACGACGTGGGTGCCTACCGCGACACGGGTGCTCCGGGCAAGCCGTGGCGTCCGCTGGAAGCGGGCATGGTGCTGACGGTGGAACCGGGCATCTATGTGCGCCCCGGCGCGGGCGTGCCGGAACAGTTCTGGCACACCGGCATCCGCATCGAAGACGATGTGCTGGTCACGCCGCAAGGCCATGAAGTCTTCAGCACGGCGCCCAAGAGCGTCGCTGAAATCGAACAACTGATGTCACAGGATTAA
- a CDS encoding FAD-dependent monooxygenase produces MHTPSTFDLAICGAGPVGMALAALLVQRGSRAAGIALLDAKSIEQARRDPRTIALSHGSRQILEEAGAWPVEATPIHQIHVSRRGQFGRSLMDRSEHGVEALGYVARYGAVVSALADVCERLGVASLRPALVTGSVEDADSVSVQLEQDGAASSLRAGLLVQAEGGLFGQQQERAVSRDYGQSAIIAHVRTNAPIAHRAYERFTDEGPLALLPQDDGYALVWCVPPTRAEQLLALDDATFLARLGAAFGSRLGRFTHTTSRLAYPLGLNAQGGGTPRTVAIGNAAQTLHPVAGQGLNLGLRDAAVLARVLGQDSSPAGLERYASLRQADRGLTVRVTDTMARIFTGSAPTQGLLGLSLGLLDAFSPARKSLAELMMYGRR; encoded by the coding sequence ATGCATACACCGTCCACTTTCGATCTCGCCATCTGCGGCGCCGGCCCCGTCGGCATGGCGCTGGCCGCCCTGCTGGTGCAGCGCGGCAGCCGCGCCGCCGGCATCGCCCTGCTCGACGCCAAATCCATCGAGCAAGCCAGGCGCGACCCGCGCACCATCGCCCTGTCGCACGGCAGCCGCCAGATTCTCGAGGAAGCGGGCGCCTGGCCCGTGGAGGCGACACCGATCCACCAGATTCACGTCTCGCGCCGCGGCCAGTTCGGGCGCAGCCTGATGGACCGCAGCGAGCATGGCGTCGAGGCGCTCGGCTATGTGGCCCGTTACGGCGCCGTCGTCAGCGCGCTGGCCGACGTATGCGAGCGCCTGGGCGTGGCCAGCCTGCGCCCGGCGCTGGTCACGGGCAGCGTGGAAGACGCCGACAGCGTCAGTGTGCAGCTGGAACAGGACGGCGCGGCGTCGAGCTTGCGCGCCGGCCTGCTGGTGCAAGCCGAAGGCGGCCTGTTCGGCCAGCAGCAGGAACGCGCCGTCAGCCGCGATTATGGCCAAAGCGCCATCATCGCCCATGTGCGCACAAATGCCCCCATCGCGCACCGCGCGTATGAGCGCTTCACAGACGAAGGCCCGCTGGCCCTGTTGCCGCAGGACGACGGCTACGCGCTGGTATGGTGCGTGCCGCCCACGCGCGCCGAACAATTGCTGGCCCTGGACGACGCTACCTTCCTGGCCCGCCTGGGCGCCGCCTTCGGCAGCCGCCTGGGACGCTTTACCCACACAACGTCGCGCCTGGCCTATCCGCTGGGCCTGAACGCGCAGGGAGGCGGCACGCCGCGCACGGTCGCCATCGGCAATGCGGCGCAAACCCTGCACCCGGTGGCCGGACAAGGCCTGAACCTGGGCTTGCGCGACGCCGCCGTGCTGGCCCGCGTGCTGGGGCAGGACAGCAGCCCGGCCGGACTGGAACGCTACGCCAGCCTGCGCCAGGCCGACCGGGGGCTGACCGTGCGCGTCACCGACACCATGGCGCGTATCTTCACGGGCAGCGCGCCCACGCAAGGCTTGCTGGGCCTGTCGCTGGGCCTGCTGGACGCCTTCAGCCCGGCGCGCAAGAGCCTGGCCGAGCTGATGATGTACGGCCGCCGCTAA
- a CDS encoding GGDEF domain-containing protein, translating into MTDALPAAPPAALPEVLFSRLLEDALDAVIIIDEQCRIRYINGAMQALSGYASGELLGQTLNGLLPDAVGAQHDNHVINYIRSSRTSSVLGKIREFAIRHRDTQMIPIEMKALDLGVVDGMRYFGAFLLDVRERRELAAKNASLLAQLEQQALHDALTSLPNRRAYEAQAEQAMARAARSGAALSVGVADLDHFKKINDRYGHAVGDAVLRTVAQALRDTGRITDVAARLGGEEFGLLFPDASLQQAHQVAERIRAAVAAAVTVLPDGGALHVTISIGVAPLVQGASLDAAISDADKALYVAKHQGRNQVVAAAASQ; encoded by the coding sequence ATGACAGATGCACTCCCCGCAGCACCGCCTGCCGCTCTTCCCGAAGTCCTCTTTTCCCGCCTGCTGGAAGACGCCCTCGACGCCGTCATCATCATCGACGAGCAGTGCCGCATCCGCTATATCAATGGCGCCATGCAGGCACTGTCGGGCTATGCCAGCGGTGAATTGCTGGGCCAGACCCTGAACGGCCTGCTGCCCGACGCCGTCGGCGCGCAGCACGACAACCACGTGATCAACTACATCCGCAGCTCGCGCACTTCCAGCGTGCTGGGCAAGATACGCGAATTCGCCATCCGCCACCGCGACACGCAAATGATCCCCATCGAAATGAAGGCGCTGGACCTGGGCGTGGTCGACGGCATGCGCTATTTCGGCGCCTTTTTGCTCGACGTGCGCGAACGGCGCGAACTGGCGGCGAAAAACGCCAGCCTGCTGGCGCAGCTGGAACAGCAGGCGCTGCACGATGCGCTGACGTCGCTGCCCAACCGGCGCGCCTATGAAGCGCAGGCCGAGCAGGCGATGGCGCGCGCGGCGCGCAGCGGCGCCGCCCTGAGCGTGGGCGTGGCCGACCTCGACCACTTCAAGAAGATCAACGACCGCTATGGCCATGCCGTGGGCGACGCAGTGCTGCGCACGGTGGCGCAGGCGCTGCGCGACACGGGACGCATCACCGACGTGGCGGCGCGCCTCGGTGGCGAGGAGTTCGGCCTGCTCTTCCCCGACGCCAGCCTGCAGCAGGCACACCAGGTGGCCGAGCGCATCCGCGCCGCCGTGGCGGCGGCGGTCACCGTGCTGCCCGACGGCGGCGCGCTGCACGTCACCATCAGCATCGGCGTGGCGCCGCTGGTGCAGGGCGCCAGCCTGGACGCGGCCATATCGGATGCCGACAAGGCCCTGTATGTCGCCAAGCACCAGGGACGCAACCAGGTCGTCGCGGCAGCGGCCAGCCAATAA
- a CDS encoding NAD(P)(+) transhydrogenase (Re/Si-specific) subunit beta: MSFVTMNLVTMMYLIASVCFIQALKGLSSPSTARRGNAFGMSGMAIAAVTTVALILKLKEQQAGGMGLTLVIIGIVTGGAIGAYLAKTVEMTKMPELVAAMHSLIGLAAVCIAVAAVSEPWAFNIAEHGQALPIGNRFELFIGTFVGAITFSGSVIAFGKLSGKYKFRLFQGAPVSFKGQHMLNLALALVMIALGLVFCFADGVEPAWTPFIVMAVIAFALGVLIIIPIGGADMPVVVSMLNSYSGWAAAGIGFSLNNSMLIIAGSLVGSSGAILSYIMCKAMNRSFFNVILGGFGGAAPAAGAAGAQEQRPVKSGSADDAAFIMGNAETVIIVPGYGLAVARAQHSLKELVERLTEKGVTVKYAIHPVAGRMPGHMNVLLAEAEVPYDQVFEMEDINGEFGQTDVVLVLGANDVVNPAAKDPKSPIAGMPILEAYKAKSIIVNKRSMASGYAGLDNDLFYQPNTMMVFGDAKKVIEDMLKAIE, from the coding sequence ATGAGCTTCGTCACCATGAACCTGGTGACGATGATGTACCTGATCGCCTCGGTGTGCTTCATCCAGGCCTTGAAAGGGCTGTCGTCGCCCTCGACGGCGCGCCGCGGCAATGCCTTCGGCATGAGCGGCATGGCCATTGCCGCCGTCACCACCGTGGCGCTGATCCTGAAACTGAAGGAACAGCAAGCGGGCGGCATGGGCCTGACCCTCGTCATCATCGGCATCGTCACGGGCGGCGCCATCGGCGCCTACCTGGCGAAAACCGTGGAAATGACGAAGATGCCGGAACTGGTGGCGGCCATGCATTCGCTGATCGGCCTGGCCGCCGTGTGCATCGCCGTGGCGGCCGTATCCGAGCCATGGGCCTTCAATATCGCCGAGCATGGACAGGCGCTGCCCATCGGTAACCGCTTCGAGCTGTTCATCGGCACCTTTGTCGGCGCCATCACGTTCTCCGGTTCGGTGATCGCCTTCGGCAAGCTGTCGGGCAAATACAAGTTCCGCCTGTTCCAGGGCGCGCCCGTGAGCTTCAAGGGCCAGCACATGCTCAACCTGGCGCTGGCGCTGGTGATGATCGCGCTGGGCCTGGTGTTCTGCTTTGCCGATGGGGTCGAGCCGGCCTGGACGCCGTTCATCGTCATGGCCGTCATCGCCTTTGCGCTGGGCGTGCTGATCATCATTCCCATCGGCGGCGCCGACATGCCGGTGGTGGTGTCGATGCTCAACAGCTACTCGGGCTGGGCCGCGGCCGGCATCGGGTTTTCGCTGAATAACTCGATGCTGATCATCGCCGGTTCGCTCGTGGGATCCTCGGGCGCGATCCTGTCGTACATCATGTGCAAGGCCATGAACCGCTCGTTCTTCAACGTCATCCTGGGCGGCTTCGGCGGCGCTGCGCCGGCCGCAGGCGCGGCGGGCGCGCAGGAGCAGCGGCCCGTGAAATCGGGTTCGGCCGACGACGCCGCCTTCATCATGGGCAATGCGGAAACCGTCATCATCGTGCCCGGCTACGGGCTGGCCGTGGCGCGCGCGCAGCATTCGCTCAAGGAACTGGTGGAAAGACTCACCGAGAAGGGGGTCACCGTCAAGTATGCGATCCACCCGGTGGCGGGGCGCATGCCGGGCCACATGAACGTGCTGCTGGCCGAAGCGGAAGTGCCGTACGACCAGGTCTTCGAGATGGAAGACATCAATGGCGAATTCGGCCAGACGGACGTGGTGCTGGTGCTGGGCGCGAATGACGTGGTCAACCCGGCGGCGAAAGATCCGAAATCGCCGATCGCCGGCATGCCGATCCTGGAAGCGTATAAAGCCAAGAGCATCATCGTCAACAAGCGCTCGATGGCGTCCGGCTATGCGGGCCTGGACAACGACCTGTTCTACCAGCCGAACACGATGATGGTGTTTGGCGACGCGAAAAAGGTGATCGAGGATATGTTGAAAGCCATCGAATAA
- a CDS encoding NAD(P) transhydrogenase subunit alpha gives MEISHTIINLIIFVLAIYVGYHVVWTVTPALHTPLMAVTNAISAIIIVGAMLAAGLTQGPLAQAAGTLAVALAAVNVFGGFLVTQRMLEMFRKKEPKAKQGAKE, from the coding sequence ATGGAAATCAGTCACACCATCATTAACCTGATCATCTTCGTGCTGGCCATTTATGTCGGCTACCACGTCGTCTGGACCGTCACGCCGGCATTGCATACGCCGCTGATGGCCGTCACCAATGCCATTTCCGCCATCATCATCGTCGGCGCCATGCTGGCGGCCGGCCTGACGCAAGGCCCGCTGGCGCAGGCGGCCGGCACCCTGGCCGTGGCGCTGGCCGCCGTCAACGTGTTTGGCGGCTTCCTCGTCACGCAGCGCATGCTCGAGATGTTCCGTAAAAAAGAACCGAAAGCCAAGCAAGGAGCAAAAGAATGA